In Juglans microcarpa x Juglans regia isolate MS1-56 chromosome 4S, Jm3101_v1.0, whole genome shotgun sequence, a single window of DNA contains:
- the LOC121262478 gene encoding uncharacterized protein LOC121262478 yields the protein MADFVKQILATPIQLADQVAKAAEEASSFKQECAEIKSKTEKLAGLLRQAARASSDLYERPTRRIIDDTDQVLEKALSLVVKCRVNGIVKRVFTIIPTAAFRKMSAQLENSIGDLSWLLRVSAPADDSGDEYLGLPPIATNEPILCLIWEQIAFLSTGSLEDRSDAAASLVSLARDNDRYGKLIIEEGGVGPLLKLIKEGKQEGQENAARAIGLLGRDPESVDHMILAGVCSVFAKILKEGPMKVQAVVAWAVSELAANYPKCQDLFAQNNVIRLLVSHLAFETVQEHSKYAITSNRATSIHAVVMASNSPNAKNMNKAVDEDDKHWQNQIPHPMGNKTPSQMHNVVTNTMAMRSQPKPLQPQGNVSTQNNHNNATNNNHNNAKQNHQLHHQHNVSLSGAALNLKGRELEDPDTKADMKAMAARALWHLCKGNSSICRSITESRALLCFAVLLEKGPKDVKYNSAMALTEITAVAEKDAELRRSAFKPNSPACKAVVDQLLKIIEEEDSDLLIPCIKAIGNLARTFRATETRMIGPLVQLLDEREAEISKEAAITLTKFACKENYLHLDHSRAIISAGGPKHLVQLVYFGEQVVQISALPLLCYIALHVPDSEILAQAEVLTVLEWASKQSYLTHNEALEVLLEEAISRLELYQSRRSRAFH from the coding sequence ATGGCGGACTTTGTGAAACAAATCTTGGCAACGCCGATCCAATTAGCTGACCAAGTCGCCAAGGCCGCAGAAGAGGCCAGTTCGTTCAAGCAGGAGTGTGCGGAGATTAAATCCAAGACCGAGAAGCTTGCCGGGCTTCTCCGGCAGGCTGCCAGAGCCAGCTCCGATCTCTATGAGCGACCCACCCGGCGGATTATCGACGACACCGATCAAGTCCTCGAGAAGGCTCTATCCCTCGTGGTCAAGTGCCGCGTCAACGGCATCGTGAAGCGCGTTTTCACCATCATTCCCACCGCTGCCTTTCGCAAAATGTCCGCCCAGCTCGAGAATTCGATTGGGGACTTGTCTTGGCTGCTCCGCGTGTCAGCTCCGGCCGACGATAGCGGCGACGAGTACTTGGGTCTGCCTCCTATTGCAACAAACGAGCCAATTCTGTGTCTCATATGGGAACAGATTGCCTTTCTTTCTACGGGTTCGCTCGAGGACCGATCCGATGCGGCGGCTTCACTGGTTTCCCTTGCCCGGGACAATGATCGGTACGGGAAGCTGATCATTGAGGAAGGTGGGGTGGGACCCTTGTTAAAACTGATCAAAGAGGGCAAACAGGAAGGGCAAGAGAACGCTGCCCGGGCGATTGGGCTACTGGGACGCGACCCGGAAAGCGTCGACCACATGATCCTCGCGGGTGTATGTTCGGTGTTTGCGAAAATCCTCAAAGAAGGCCCCATGAAAGTCCAGGCGGTGGTGGCTTGGGCTGTTTCGGAGCTCGCGGCTAATTATCCCAAGTGCCAAGATCTTTTTGCCCAAAACAATGTAATTCGGTTGCTGGTGAGCCATCTCGCGTTTGAGACCGTTCAGGAGCACAGTAAGTATGCCATTACTAGCAACAGAGCAACATCCATCCACGCCGTTGTAATGGCAAGTAATAGTCCAAACGCCAAGAATATGAACAAGGCAGTTGACGAGGACGACAAACATTGGCAGAATCAAATTCCCCATCCCATGGGGAATAAGACCCCGAGTCAGATGCACAATGTGGTAACCAACACCATGGCCATGAGGTCTCAGCCCAAGCCACTCCAACCGCAAGGCAATGTTTCGACTCAAAACAACCACAACAATGCCACGAACAACAACCATAACAATGCGAAGCAGAATCACCAACTCCACCATCAGCATAACGTTTCTCTTTCAGGGGCTGCTCTTAATCTCAAGGGGAGGGAACTGGAAGACCCTGATACGAAGGCCGACATGAAGGCAATGGCTGCAAGAGCTCTTTGGCACCTTTGCAAAGGAAACTCATCCATCTGCCGCTCGATCACTGAATCGAGAGCATTGTTATGCTTCGCAGTTCTCCTAGAGAAAGGGCCCAAAGATGTCAAGTATAATTCCGCCATGGCATTGACGGAGATCACTGCGGTGGCTGAGAAAGATGCTGAATTGAGAAGATCTGCCTTCAAGCCCAATTCACCTGCCTGTAAAGCTGTTGTTGACCAGTTGCTAAAGATCATTGAGGAAGAAGATTCAGACCTCCTCATCCCATGTATCAAGGCTATTGGGAATTTGGCAAGGACATTCAGGGCAACAGAGACAAGGATGATCGGCCCCTTAGTGCAGCTTCTCGATGAGAGAGAAGCTGAGATATCCAAGGAGGCTGCAATTACTCTCACAAAATTTGCCTGCAAAGAAAACTATCTCCACCTAGATCACTCAAGGGCAATCATCAGTGCCGGAGGACCAAAGCATTTGGTCCAGCTGGTGTATTTTGGAGAACAAGTTGTTCAAATCTCAGCATTGCCACTCCTATGCTACATTGCACTGCATGTCCCAGACAGCGAGATACTTGCGCAGGCCGAGGTGCTCACCGTGCTTGAATGGGCTTCCAAACAATCGTACCTGACCCACAATGAAGCATTGGAGGTATTGTTAGAAGAAGCCATTAGCAGGTTGGAGCTTTATCAATCCAGACGTTCAAGGGCATTCCATTGA